The Nitrospira sp. genome contains a region encoding:
- a CDS encoding DUF58 domain-containing protein, giving the protein MPFQSPSFVRRMFRHRSTRVTSVGIQFLIFTLAIGAAAINTGNNLFYLLLAMMLSLILVSGIVAEYCLRRLEFHRHLPDLLFVNEPVTATLVVKNRKSRLPSFSLKVFDVSDGRDLDRGVDVSQLPPGGSRLLSYPLIATRRGKLQLEGVRIATEFPFGLFMKKAFYQVEGTAVACPEIKPLEDTLLRGLHVTGQEQSVYRRGHGNDLYNLRLYQAGDDSRSIHWPTTARTSQLTVRETEAEDQRRAVVHLPTIAPVSHDALFERAVSLTASIVHYLAHRGYLFQLLLGTSRSSFGQGEAHYFELLRMLALCERRAPTTQFVLSEGLGADCPEVEGGTLIVVRSWRGPEDVKAEDLTLLINGEMVGGVSHVL; this is encoded by the coding sequence ATGCCTTTTCAATCTCCTTCCTTCGTTCGGCGGATGTTTCGCCACCGCTCAACACGCGTGACCTCAGTGGGCATTCAGTTCCTGATCTTCACCCTCGCCATTGGCGCGGCTGCCATAAATACGGGTAACAACCTCTTCTATCTTCTGCTGGCCATGATGCTGAGCCTCATTTTGGTCTCAGGAATCGTGGCGGAATACTGCCTCCGGCGGCTGGAATTCCACCGCCATCTTCCCGATCTGCTCTTTGTGAACGAGCCCGTCACAGCGACCCTGGTGGTGAAGAACCGCAAATCGAGGCTCCCCAGCTTTTCATTGAAGGTATTTGACGTCAGCGATGGTCGCGATCTGGATCGCGGGGTCGACGTTTCCCAACTTCCTCCAGGCGGCAGCCGCCTGTTGTCGTATCCCTTGATTGCCACGCGCCGCGGGAAGCTCCAATTGGAGGGCGTGCGCATCGCCACGGAGTTTCCCTTCGGACTCTTCATGAAAAAGGCCTTCTATCAAGTCGAAGGGACAGCCGTCGCCTGTCCGGAGATCAAACCGCTTGAAGACACTCTGTTACGAGGTCTTCACGTCACGGGGCAAGAGCAAAGCGTCTATCGACGAGGCCATGGCAACGATTTGTATAATCTACGGCTGTATCAGGCCGGGGATGACTCGCGAAGTATTCATTGGCCGACGACGGCACGGACCTCGCAATTGACGGTTCGAGAAACTGAGGCCGAAGACCAACGCCGAGCCGTCGTTCATTTGCCGACCATTGCTCCGGTCAGCCATGACGCCTTGTTTGAACGAGCAGTATCCCTGACCGCCTCCATCGTTCACTACCTGGCACATCGAGGCTATCTCTTCCAATTGCTTCTCGGGACATCGCGCTCTTCGTTTGGCCAGGGGGAAGCCCACTACTTCGAACTCCTGCGCATGCTCGCCCTCTGTGAACGACGCGCTCCAACTACACAGTTCGTACTATCTGAAGGACTGGGCGCCGACTGTCCAGAAGTCGAAGGGGGGACCCTGATTGTGGTGCGGTCATGGCGCGGACCAGAGGATGTCAAGGCAGAGGACCTTACCCTTCTGATCAACGGAGAAATGGTGGGTGGAGTTTCACATGTCCTTTGA
- a CDS encoding DUF3488 domain-containing protein, producing MSFDQALRLTSILLASASFIGLTLGAGLPGWLAALAGASLILVLSRNLRVGSIENLATRTPFSTTGWNLLVIVGFLGFWVDMLWVSGELLPAGIHFLMILMIIKLFNLKLRRDYLHLYAISLVAILASGSLTTDLWYLPIFLLYLITGVWTLLLFQLTKRSEGMMGFGMSDQIRQEQPESLCRVTPQLFWFANGLALATFGMTLVIFFTIPRVSAGFYQKGFGENIRTSGFSDTVDLGAIGPIKRDPSVVMRVELIDRSPHETDRLYVRGVAFDRYDGQRWTNKLNYRRNLHEEAAGTFVVRGSRSSLPSRFGEVVHQKILLEPLDTPVLFGAPFIESVNGKFPTVQSDLIGSVYLPFPSSSRIEYTVVSRSNPVLPVDLGSEPGQYSESFARHFLQLPTYSERIGALARDITQTQRSLYEKTAAIQTYLTQNYRYSLEAPLAEQDQPLEEFLFSRKTGYCEHYATAMVIMLRTIGIPARLVTGFLATEWNEYGNYYLVRQQDAHAWVEVHLPNSGWIMMDPTPSLIENVGSEYPAWQAVGRMMDSIRLHWSRFFVQYSAADQLAVVRELKAGGTSVRNKAFDSMTALFSPFMNLARGMTEYVVKGTMHPSGKLLSFILIGFAILLWFGMKRPWVSGRARKKTTRDEQAIVQLYRQMIKHLAGKGISKPTTMGPLEFVRIAQAKWSEADSAVALITELYCRTRFGRALLTTEELRRAENNLRHLIALPKP from the coding sequence ATGTCCTTTGATCAGGCCCTTCGACTCACGTCGATTCTGCTGGCATCGGCGTCCTTCATAGGGTTGACGCTCGGAGCCGGTTTGCCTGGATGGCTGGCGGCGCTGGCCGGGGCTTCCCTGATCCTGGTGCTCTCGAGGAACTTAAGAGTTGGATCGATTGAAAATCTTGCAACGCGCACTCCCTTCTCGACCACCGGATGGAATCTGCTTGTGATCGTCGGCTTTCTTGGATTCTGGGTGGACATGTTGTGGGTTTCTGGTGAGCTCCTGCCCGCGGGAATTCACTTCCTCATGATCCTCATGATCATCAAGCTGTTCAACCTCAAGCTTCGTCGGGACTATCTGCATCTCTATGCCATCAGTCTTGTGGCAATCCTCGCATCTGGGTCTCTGACGACGGATCTCTGGTATCTCCCGATTTTCCTACTCTATCTTATTACCGGAGTTTGGACGCTCCTTCTGTTCCAGCTCACCAAACGATCCGAGGGAATGATGGGCTTCGGAATGTCGGACCAGATTCGGCAGGAACAACCGGAGTCTCTCTGTCGGGTCACTCCACAACTCTTCTGGTTTGCGAATGGATTGGCGCTGGCCACCTTTGGGATGACCTTGGTGATTTTCTTCACAATCCCGCGAGTCAGCGCGGGGTTTTATCAGAAAGGCTTCGGTGAGAACATTCGGACGTCAGGTTTCTCCGACACGGTGGACTTAGGAGCCATAGGACCCATCAAACGAGATCCCAGCGTTGTCATGCGGGTCGAATTGATCGATCGCTCGCCGCACGAAACGGACAGGCTGTACGTTCGAGGGGTCGCGTTTGATAGGTACGACGGTCAAAGATGGACGAACAAGCTGAATTATCGGAGAAACCTACACGAAGAGGCTGCAGGTACATTCGTTGTCCGAGGCAGCCGATCTTCTCTCCCGTCCCGCTTCGGGGAGGTCGTTCACCAGAAGATCCTCCTCGAACCGCTGGACACCCCGGTCCTCTTCGGAGCGCCTTTCATTGAGAGCGTCAACGGAAAGTTTCCGACCGTCCAGTCCGATCTCATCGGTTCAGTCTATCTGCCGTTTCCCAGTTCCTCACGGATCGAATACACGGTCGTTTCTCGATCCAATCCTGTGTTGCCGGTAGACCTGGGTTCCGAACCGGGTCAATACTCCGAATCATTTGCCCGACATTTCTTACAACTCCCCACCTATTCCGAGCGGATCGGTGCCTTGGCGCGAGACATCACGCAAACGCAACGTAGCCTCTATGAAAAAACCGCTGCAATTCAAACATACCTGACGCAGAACTATCGCTACAGTCTTGAGGCGCCCCTTGCGGAACAGGACCAACCTCTTGAGGAATTTCTCTTCTCCCGCAAGACCGGTTATTGCGAACACTATGCGACGGCCATGGTAATCATGCTCAGGACCATCGGAATACCCGCGCGCCTCGTGACGGGGTTCCTGGCTACGGAATGGAACGAGTATGGAAATTACTATTTGGTAAGGCAGCAGGACGCCCATGCGTGGGTCGAAGTGCATCTGCCCAATTCCGGGTGGATCATGATGGATCCGACCCCTTCGTTAATCGAAAACGTCGGCAGTGAGTACCCGGCGTGGCAAGCTGTGGGACGAATGATGGACAGCATTCGGCTCCACTGGAGCCGGTTTTTTGTGCAGTACAGCGCAGCGGATCAGCTTGCTGTTGTTCGAGAATTGAAAGCCGGAGGTACATCGGTCAGAAATAAGGCCTTCGATTCCATGACGGCACTCTTCAGCCCATTCATGAATCTAGCCAGGGGAATGACCGAATACGTGGTCAAGGGAACCATGCACCCTTCGGGGAAATTGCTGAGTTTCATACTGATTGGATTTGCAATTTTGTTGTGGTTCGGCATGAAGCGGCCATGGGTAAGTGGAAGGGCCCGGAAAAAGACAACGCGCGACGAGCAGGCCATCGTGCAGCTCTACAGACAAATGATCAAGCATCTCGCCGGGAAAGGCATTTCGAAGCCAACTACCATGGGACCCCTCGAATTTGTTCGAATTGCTCAAGCGAAATGGAGCGAAGCGGATTCAGCCGTCGCGCTTATTACAGAACTGTATTGCCGAACACGATTTGGTCGGGCACTGTTGACCACAGAAGAGCTGCGACGAGCGGAAAATAACCTTCGCCACCTAATAGCCTTACCAAAACCCTAA